One window of the Candidatus Jettenia sp. genome contains the following:
- a CDS encoding MotA/TolQ/ExbB proton channel family protein codes for MEWLLGGGPIMIPLLICSVLSLAVIIERAINLRRNKILKPEIIQTIEAIRNVDDIPFAISKCEVISGPFSNLLRRILVNNHLTREEKFIDIQAAGRQETKVLERRLLVLEVITAVAPLLGLLGTVLGLENIFGIISELGLGQAKAFSAGLAEAIRTTVFGLFIAIPSLVAYSYFDKKVDTFVLEMEEYSMHILNKLYPSKEKTKSQ; via the coding sequence TTGGAATGGTTATTAGGTGGTGGTCCTATAATGATACCACTATTAATTTGTTCTGTGTTATCCCTCGCAGTAATCATTGAAAGAGCGATTAATCTGCGCAGGAATAAAATATTGAAACCAGAAATCATTCAAACCATAGAAGCTATACGGAATGTAGATGATATACCTTTTGCAATTTCTAAGTGTGAGGTAATTTCAGGTCCTTTCTCAAACCTCTTACGAAGAATCTTGGTCAATAACCATCTTACACGGGAGGAAAAATTTATTGATATACAGGCTGCCGGGAGACAGGAAACAAAAGTGCTTGAGAGAAGACTGCTCGTATTAGAGGTCATTACTGCAGTAGCTCCGCTATTAGGACTGCTTGGAACAGTGCTGGGACTGGAAAATATCTTTGGAATTATATCAGAATTGGGTTTAGGGCAGGCCAAAGCATTTTCTGCAGGGCTTGCAGAGGCTATCCGAACTACCGTATTCGGACTGTTTATTGCAATTCCATCTCTGGTTGCTTATAGTTATTTTGATAAAAAAGTGGACACCTTTGTCCTCGAAATGGAAGAATATTCCATGCATATTCTCAATAAACTTTATCCGTCTAAAGAAAAAACAAAAAGTCAATAA
- a CDS encoding carbohydrate kinase family protein, with the protein MNILVSGSLAYDRIMDFPGKFSDHILPDKVHVLNVCFMINGLSENFGGTAGNIAYALSLLDENPTIIATAGRDFDPYRNWLTKNKISTNHIKIIDEELTAGAYITTDQSDNQITAFNPGAMKWSADFHFDSLASEKTLAIVAPGNLDDMINLSTLYKKKKVNYIFDPGQSLPAWKKELLIDMIQGSKIFICNDYELQLTQEKTSMTLNDILEKTEILIVTKGEFGSVVMQKENTGIKSFDIPAAKAHEICDPTGAGDAYRAGLIKGLAISKDDIIHAAKIGSVCAVYAVEVYGSQNFHFTPESFNKRFKDVFGKEAF; encoded by the coding sequence ATGAATATTCTTGTTTCTGGCTCATTGGCGTATGACAGGATTATGGACTTTCCGGGAAAATTCTCTGACCATATACTTCCCGATAAGGTACACGTATTAAATGTATGCTTTATGATAAATGGTTTAAGTGAAAATTTTGGAGGAACTGCGGGTAATATTGCTTACGCTCTCTCGCTTCTTGATGAAAACCCAACCATAATAGCTACGGCTGGACGTGATTTTGACCCTTATAGAAATTGGTTAACGAAGAATAAGATTTCCACAAACCATATTAAGATCATCGATGAAGAACTAACTGCGGGCGCCTATATAACTACTGATCAATCGGATAATCAGATAACGGCATTTAATCCGGGTGCAATGAAATGGAGCGCCGATTTTCATTTTGATTCTCTTGCATCTGAAAAAACCCTTGCAATTGTTGCGCCGGGGAATTTAGACGACATGATAAACCTTTCAACACTCTATAAAAAGAAGAAGGTTAATTATATTTTTGATCCGGGTCAGTCCCTTCCCGCCTGGAAGAAAGAGCTTTTGATTGATATGATACAAGGATCAAAGATATTTATCTGCAACGATTATGAGTTACAGTTAACTCAGGAAAAAACCTCTATGACGCTTAACGACATCCTGGAGAAGACTGAAATATTGATAGTAACAAAAGGTGAGTTTGGTTCTGTGGTAATGCAGAAAGAAAATACGGGAATAAAAAGTTTTGATATTCCGGCAGCGAAAGCGCATGAGATATGCGATCCTACCGGAGCTGGTGATGCTTACCGGGCTGGACTTATTAAGGGACTTGCAATATCAAAAGATGATATCATTCATGCTGCAAAAATAGGATCCGTTTGTGCTGTTTATGCGGTAGAAGTATATGGCTCCCAAAATTTTCATTTTACCCCCGAATCGTTCAATAAACGCTTCAAGGATGTTTTTGGGAAAGAGGCTTTTTAA
- the ettA gene encoding energy-dependent translational throttle protein EttA encodes MSNQPNKVIYSMFKVSKYYDKKPVLKDISLSYFYGAKIGVLGLNGSGKSSLLRILAGADKDFNGQATLSAGYTVGFLEQEPFLDGTKTVREIVEQGVQELADLHNEYNQINEQFAKPMSDEDMNKLIERQGEVQEKIDSLGAWDLDSRLEMAMDALRCPEGNTPVKVLSGGERRRVALCRLLLQKPDILLLDEPTNHLDAESVAWLEHHLQNYEGTVIAVTHDRYFLDNVAGWILELDRGYGIPWKGNYTSWLEQKQKRLQQEEKQETERQKTLQRELEWIRMTPKGRHAKSKARINSYEVLLEQQNEKRIKELEIYIPPGPRLGNLVIEADRISKAYGDCILVEGMTFSLPRGGIIGVIGPNGAGKTTLFRMITGQEKPDAGTIRVGESVKLAYVDQSRETLDPNKTVWEIISGCRDTIRLGSREVNSRAYVARFNFFGADQQKLVGALSGGERNRVHLACMLKDGANVLLLDEPTNDLDVNTMRALEDALENFSGCVVVISHDRWFLDRIATHILAFEGDSKVVWFEGNYSEYEADRKKRLGAAGDQPHRIKYRHLTRA; translated from the coding sequence ATGAGTAATCAACCAAACAAAGTAATCTATTCCATGTTCAAGGTAAGCAAATATTATGATAAGAAGCCCGTGCTGAAGGATATTTCCCTCTCGTATTTTTATGGCGCAAAAATTGGTGTGCTGGGTTTAAATGGTTCAGGAAAGAGTTCTCTTCTGCGCATTCTTGCTGGAGCAGATAAGGACTTTAACGGACAGGCAACCCTTTCCGCAGGCTACACAGTTGGATTTCTCGAACAAGAACCGTTCCTGGATGGAACAAAAACGGTGCGTGAGATTGTGGAGCAGGGTGTTCAGGAATTGGCAGACCTCCATAATGAGTACAACCAGATTAACGAGCAATTTGCCAAACCAATGTCGGATGAAGATATGAATAAGCTGATAGAACGGCAGGGGGAGGTGCAGGAAAAAATTGATTCACTGGGGGCGTGGGATTTGGATTCTCGTCTGGAAATGGCTATGGATGCCTTACGTTGCCCTGAAGGGAACACACCGGTAAAGGTATTATCCGGAGGAGAACGACGTCGTGTTGCACTTTGCCGGTTATTATTACAAAAGCCGGACATTCTGCTTTTAGACGAACCGACGAACCACCTTGATGCCGAATCCGTAGCCTGGTTAGAGCATCATTTGCAAAATTATGAGGGAACCGTAATTGCGGTAACCCATGATCGTTATTTTCTCGATAATGTAGCTGGTTGGATATTAGAGCTGGACCGGGGGTATGGAATTCCATGGAAGGGGAATTATACGTCGTGGCTTGAGCAAAAGCAAAAGAGATTGCAGCAGGAAGAAAAGCAAGAAACAGAACGGCAGAAGACTTTACAGCGCGAGCTGGAATGGATCAGGATGACGCCGAAAGGCAGACATGCAAAATCAAAGGCGCGTATTAACTCTTATGAGGTACTTCTTGAACAACAAAATGAAAAACGAATAAAGGAGTTAGAGATCTACATTCCACCCGGCCCAAGATTGGGTAATTTAGTTATTGAGGCAGACCGGATCTCCAAGGCATACGGGGATTGTATTTTGGTGGAGGGGATGACGTTTTCTCTGCCGCGGGGAGGCATCATTGGAGTTATTGGTCCTAATGGTGCCGGGAAAACTACGCTATTCCGAATGATAACCGGTCAGGAGAAACCGGATGCCGGCACAATTCGGGTGGGAGAGTCGGTTAAGCTTGCGTACGTTGACCAGAGCCGGGAAACCCTCGATCCGAATAAGACCGTATGGGAAATAATTTCCGGATGCCGGGATACCATCCGGCTTGGCAGCAGAGAGGTTAATTCCCGTGCTTATGTAGCGCGTTTTAATTTTTTTGGGGCAGACCAGCAAAAATTGGTGGGAGCCCTATCCGGGGGAGAACGGAACAGGGTACACCTTGCCTGCATGTTGAAAGATGGCGCCAATGTGCTTCTGTTGGATGAACCCACGAACGATCTTGATGTAAACACCATGCGAGCCCTTGAAGATGCCCTGGAAAACTTCTCCGGCTGTGTCGTGGTAATTAGCCATGACCGATGGTTCCTGGATCGAATTGCTACCCATATCCTTGCTTTTGAGGGTGATAGCAAAGTCGTCTGGTTTGAAGGAAATTATTCCGAATACGAGGCAGATCGAAAGAAACGTCTCGGCGCTGCAGGCGACCAACCCCATCGCATTAAATACCGACATTTGACAAGGGCTTAA
- a CDS encoding biopolymer transporter ExbD, with product MRFREKRITRSIINLTPMVDMLFLILLFFLVTSSFTEQPNIKLELPSTKYTSTSKLEERILTISRDEKLFFQNEPVERKDLILVLKNAFSKQDDKTLVLRADKNVTYGTVVDIMDAAKGAGLKRIVAPTILEPEKNP from the coding sequence ATGCGCTTTCGGGAAAAACGTATTACAAGATCTATCATAAATCTCACCCCAATGGTAGACATGTTGTTTCTGATACTCTTATTTTTTCTGGTCACCTCTAGTTTTACAGAGCAACCAAATATTAAACTGGAACTCCCTTCTACTAAATATACATCTACCAGCAAACTCGAAGAAAGAATCTTAACGATTTCTCGGGATGAGAAGTTATTTTTTCAAAATGAACCTGTTGAAAGAAAAGACCTTATCTTGGTATTGAAAAACGCCTTTTCCAAACAAGATGACAAAACGCTTGTCCTGCGGGCAGATAAAAATGTCACGTATGGAACAGTTGTTGATATTATGGATGCGGCTAAAGGTGCTGGTTTAAAAAGAATTGTCGCTCCTACCATCCTTGAACCAGAAAAGAATCCTTAG